In Spiroplasma chinense, the DNA window TTTGGCATTTTTGGGACTTGACCATAATCGTATCCAAAGCCTGTAGCATCAGCTGTGCTATTATAGACTTTGTCAATTAATACCAAATCTAGCGATTTTAAATTTTCACTGACACAACCAACCAGTCCTGAGTTGATATAATACTGGCAATTGTATTTAGTTTCAACGTAAGTAAAGCAGCTTGAGGAATTGGCAATCCCTACACCACTAATTGCTATAAGTGTGTCACCTTTTCTGTAGATCTTGTACGGAAGTTCTTCGACCAATTCTGGCATTAATTGGTCTATCAGGGGTTGAGCTTCGTCTGTCATGGCAAATAATAGACAAATCTTCATAATTTATTCCCCCTTTACTCAATAAGAGTAAGTTTCTATAAGTTTTTGTCCAATAGAATTTGGACCGTGTTTTTTAACAGCAACATTATATTGTTGCTCTAATAGAGATATAAAACCCGTTTTTAAATCAGAGTAAACTAACGCTCTGTATTTTTCAACATCTGGATAGTTTCTTTCACTAGAAATTTTGTCAGCACAGAACACTATCATATCAAGTGTTGACATTTCCTTATCCCCAACAGTATGTTTGAAAACTGCATCAACAACCTCTTGGTCATCAAGCAATCAATCATACTTTAGATGAAATGCTCCTGCAAATGAATGCAATACAGGTTCTGGTTCACTTAAAAGTGATTTATCATATTTTGCAATAAATGATTTCATTTCATCAATGGTTCATCTTTTTGCAACATCATGAAGAGTTCCTGCAACAAGAGCTTTATTTAAATCATAGTTGTTCAATTGAGCTAATAATAAAGCTTCTTGACCAACGTTTAATGAATGAAAATATCTTTCTTCATCCATTTTTGACTCTACTCTTTCATATAAAAACATAAGTTTGTTATTAACATAATCATTAACTTCCTTAATTTGTAAATTTAAATCTTCTAAATTCCTTATTTTAGTAGAACTTAGGAAGTTATTTTCAAATGTGAAAGTTTCTAAATTGTATTTCTCAACAATGTCTTTGTTGTATACATCGCTTCTAAGAAATACTTTAAAATCAATTGACTTAATAAGATCGCTAAAATGATCTCAATTTTCAAAGCTATCCAATTGGTCAGACCCCATAATGAATGAAAATTCAATATCTGGGTATGACTTTTGAAAATGACAAACAGTGTCATAAGTGTAGCTTCTTTCGTGTTTTCTAACTTCAAAAGTTTCAAGACGAATAAAGTCTAAACCTTTGATTGCAATATTTATCATTTCAAGTCTTTGAGTTACACTCGAACTTGAAAGTGTTTTAAAAGGATTGACATAGGCAGGAACGATTCATACTTCTTCAAATCCCAACTTTTCATGACATGCTTTCATAATGTTTACATGGTCTGTGTGAATTGGGTCAAAGCTTCCTCCAAAAATAGCAACTTTTTTCATTCTATTTATTTTGGTCTACTAATTCTCTTAAGTATTCTCCTACTCCATTATCTTCTATATGTTTTAAAACTCTTTTTGCAATTTTTTTAGCATTTTCAACACCATTTTCAACAATACACCCAAAAGGTGATTGTTCTGTCATTTCAATATCATTATTATTGTCCCCAGCTGTATGGATAGTGTTTATATCAACATCCATAATTTCAGCTCATTTTTGTAAACCAGTTGCTTTATTAATACCATTATTCATAGCATCAACCAAGAACCTATCTCCCATTTTAGTTGTTGGACAATTTAAATCTAATTGGTTTAAAAATTTTATAGTTTCATCAATTATCTTGTCATTTCCATCTAGTGGAAATGAGAACAAATATTTAACAGGTTTGTGGATTCCATTCATAACACACTCTTTTAGCTCGTCTAGATTTTCAAAACAAATCATTTCAGGTCTTAAACTAGAGTCTAAATCCTTGTATGATTCTCCAAAAGTTACGATTCTTTCAGAATCGTTTAAACCAACTATTGAAGTTGCTGTATAAAAGATTAAATCAAGATTATTTTCTTTGGCAAAATCGATAATCTTTTCACTAAACTCTTTCTTTACAACATCTTCAAATAATACTTCTCTTGTAATTGGATCTACAATGGCTGCACCATTACATCCAACAACAGGTAAAGTTACATTTAATTGATTTATATACACTTTTGAAGTAGCAAATACCCTACCAGTAACAATAAAGAACTTAGAACCGCTCTTTTCTTGATAATTTAAAATATCTTCTATTGTTTTGTCTAAAATTTTAAAATCTTTGTTTTTTACGATTGTTCCGTCTAAATCACTAGCTACAAAGGGCAATGTCATAATGAATATCTCTCCTATTAAATTTTGATTTCATTATTATTTTACACTATTAGATTGAAATAGTGAAAAAATCGCAAATTATTTAGAGCTATTAGGGTTTAAATAATTTGAAAAAATAATTATTTTTAAAAATAAATTACTTTATATTCTTTAAAAACCTCCATTTTAAGGGCATATCAATAATTGAAATATTGTAATCACAGTTTTGTAATCATATAGTTTACTTATAGCGAGAGTGAGAGAATGAAAAATATTTTATATAGATTAACTAAAATACTTGGGTGAACCTTTCCATGATCAAGAGCCAGTTACAGATATTGATTTGAAAGAGCTTTAAAAGATCATGAAAAATCTAAAAGAAGTATAAACAATAATGAAAAGTAATTGAATTTCTAAAAATTTATTACACAGAATCACAGAAACTGGAGTAGATAAAGCAAATGGTGAATGAAATAAACCTGCAAGCAGCGTTTATCATATTATAAGAAAGGCTTTAGACGATTACTATATACCCGATATTGATAAAATCTATAACTACGAATGATGAGTTGAACAATATGGAGAAAACGCTTTGAAAGAATATTGTTATGATTTAGAATTTCAAGTTAGAACAATTTATGACCAGCCTAACAACCCTGACATATTAGGACTAAATATGTATGGTTGAGAGTTAATCGAAATTATAAAAGAAAGAAGATAATTATTACAAATGATTTAATAAGATTTTTTATTTTATATTTAAATAAAAAAACATATTCTATACTGTTTAGAATATGTTTTTTTGATATAGTTTATTTTTTTGACCAGCTTGTAAGTTCGTCTTCTGTGTAATTATATGTATAACGCTTATTATTTCATATAAAAAAAACCTCAATACTTTCAAAAAAATATGTTCAACCATATAAATAAAACACCATTGTAAAGAATTCTGTTTGGGTACCAGAAATTAAAAATTCATTTTCTGTGTCTGTTAGACTGTGATCTAAACGAATTTCTATATAACCATCACCAAAGTGTTTATCACTTAAATATAGTCCGAAGTCATTAAATTTTATACTAAATGAAGAATTTGGCACAACATCAAACAATCTTCAATTAGCAAAGAAAATTATATTATCTTCTGATAAAACTCTCGCCCTTAAATTTGTGAGTTCTAGATTGAAATCTTCTGTTTTAATTAATTCTTCTTTTCCTAAATCTATTTTTTCATAATTAGGTCACTCTCTTGGAATAGGTTTATACCAACAACTTACAACATTAGAACTGGTTCCAATAATTGTGGTAAACCCCATAAAACTGTAAAGTAATTTTTTCATTTTATTCCCTTCTAAAAAAACTATATTTACATTAAAAATAAACCCTTGCTTAAATATCAATGATTTTTAATGTTTAATACAATTTTTCATTAATATTTAATCTTTTTTAAACAGATTATTATTACTATTCTATCTAAAATTAAAATGCTTACAAGTTGATTATTTTGCTCTTATTTTTATAAATATACTAAAACATTTTTCTAATGTTATTTATTTTTTAATTGACTTGTAAGTTCTTCTTCATTGTAAGTATATGTGTATCTATGATTGTTTAATAGAAAAAAAACCTCAATACTTTCAAAATAATATGGTCAATCAAATGAGTAAAAAACCATTGTAAAGAATTCTGTTTGAGTACCAGAAATTAAAAATTCATTTTCTGAGTCTGTTAGACTTTTACTTACATAAAATTCTTCCCTCCTAGAACCAGAGTCTTCGTAAAGCAAATATAGACCAAAGTCACTATAATCTATACTAAATGAAGAATTTTGAACCACATCAAACAATCTTCAATCAGCAAAGAAAACTATTTTTTCATCCGATAAAACTCTAATTCTTAAATTTGTAAGACCTAGATTAAAATCTTCTGTTTTAATTAATTCCTCTTTTCCCAATTCTTTTTTTTCATAATTAGGAGATGTTGGTCCACCAGGATTAGTCCAACAACTTACAACATTAAAACAGGTTCCAATAATTGTTGTAAATCCCATAAAACTGTAAAGTAATTTTTTCATTTTATTCCCTTCTAAAAAAACTATATTTACATTAAAAATAAAACATTTCTTAAATATTAATGATTTTTAATGTTTAATACAATTTTTCATTAATATTTAATCCCTATTAAGTAGATTATTATTACTATTCTACCCAAAACCAAAATGATTACAAGTTGATTATTTTGCTCTTTTTTTAAAAATATACTAGAATACTTTTCTAAAGGTTTTTTTGATCAGCTTTTAAGTTCGCCTTCTGTGTCTGTTAGACTGT includes these proteins:
- a CDS encoding nicotinate-nucleotide adenylyltransferase yields the protein MKKVAIFGGSFDPIHTDHVNIMKACHEKLGFEEVWIVPAYVNPFKTLSSSSVTQRLEMINIAIKGLDFIRLETFEVRKHERSYTYDTVCHFQKSYPDIEFSFIMGSDQLDSFENWDHFSDLIKSIDFKVFLRSDVYNKDIVEKYNLETFTFENNFLSSTKIRNLEDLNLQIKEVNDYVNNKLMFLYERVESKMDEERYFHSLNVGQEALLLAQLNNYDLNKALVAGTLHDVAKRWTIDEMKSFIAKYDKSLLSEPEPVLHSFAGAFHLKYDWLLDDQEVVDAVFKHTVGDKEMSTLDMIVFCADKISSERNYPDVEKYRALVYSDLKTGFISLLEQQYNVAVKKHGPNSIGQKLIETYSYWVKGE
- a CDS encoding HAD-IIB family hydrolase; amino-acid sequence: MTLPFVASDLDGTIVKNKDFKILDKTIEDILNYQEKSGSKFFIVTGRVFATSKVYINQLNVTLPVVGCNGAAIVDPITREVLFEDVVKKEFSEKIIDFAKENNLDLIFYTATSIVGLNDSERIVTFGESYKDLDSSLRPEMICFENLDELKECVMNGIHKPVKYLFSFPLDGNDKIIDETIKFLNQLDLNCPTTKMGDRFLVDAMNNGINKATGLQKWAEIMDVDINTIHTAGDNNNDIEMTEQSPFGCIVENGVENAKKIAKRVLKHIEDNGVGEYLRELVDQNK